In one Juglans regia cultivar Chandler chromosome 11, Walnut 2.0, whole genome shotgun sequence genomic region, the following are encoded:
- the LOC108979682 gene encoding villin-4-like, translating to MSVSMKDLDPAFQGAGQKAGLEIWRIENFRPVPVPKSSYGKFFTGDSYVILKTTASKSGALRHDIHYWLGKDTSQDEAGAAAIKTVELDAALGGRAVQYREGQGHETEKFLSNFKPCIIPQEGGVSSGFKHAEAEEHKTRLFVCKGKHVVHVKEVPFARSSLNHDDIFILDTKSKIFQFNGSNSSIQERAKALEVVQYIKDTYHDGKCEVAAVEDGKLMADAETGEFWAFFGGFAPLPRKTASDGDKTVDTHPTKLLRIEKGNAEPVEADSLTRGLLDTNKCYLLNCGIEVFVWMGRSTSLDERKSASGAAEELVRSPDRPKSHIIRVIEGFETVMFRSKFDSWPQTTDVAVSEDGRGKVAALLKRQGVNVKGLLKSDPVKEEPQPYIDCTGNLQVWRVNGQEKILLPASDQSKFYSGDCYIFQYSYPGEDKEEYLIGTWFGKQSVEGERASAISLASKMLESLKYLPAQARIYEGNEPIQLYSIFQSFIVFKGGLSDGYKNDIAEKGIPDDTYKEDGIALFRVQGTGPDNMQAIQVEAVASSLNSSYCYILHSDSTIFTWSGSLTTSDNQELVERQLDLIKPNVQSKTQKEGAETDQFWDLLGGKSEYPSQKIVREAESDPHLFSCDFSKGNLKVTEIYNFTQDDLMTEDIFILDSHSDIFVWVGQQVDTKNRAQALTIGESFLECDFLLEKLSREAPIYIVMEGSEPPFFTRFFKWDSAKSAMHGNSFQRKLTLLKSGGTPTVDKPKRRTPVSYGGRSSVPEKSQRSRSMSFSPDRVRVRGRSPAFNALAANFENPNNARNLSTPPPVVRKLYPRSVTPDSGNLASKSSAIAALTATFEQPPPAREALMPRSLKVSPEAPKQKPETNDKENSISSRIGSLTIQEDVKEGEAEDEEGLPIYPYEQLKTTSTDPVTEIDVTKRETYLSSEEFREKFGMTKDAFFKLPKWKQNKLKMALQLF from the exons ATGTCTGTTTCAATGAAAGATTTGGATCCAGCTTTCCAGGGAGCTGGACAAAAAGC TGGACTCGAAATATGGCGCATTGAAAACTTTCGTCCTGTTCCAGTGCCAAAGTCTAGTTATGGAAAATTTTTTACAGGGGACTCTTATGTGATCTTGAAA ACGACTGCCTCAAAAAGTGGTGCCTTGCGTCATGATATTCATTATTGGCTTGGTAAAGATACCTCTCAG GATGAAGCTGGTGCAGCAGCAATCAAGACAGTTGAACTTGATGCAGCTCTTGGAGGACGTGCCGTTCAGTATCGGGAAGGACAGGGCCATGAAACTGAAAAGTTCCTATCCAATTTTAAACCATGTATTATACCTCAAGAAGGTGGAGTTTCATCAGGATTCAAACATGCTGAAGCTGAAGAGCACAAGACACGGTTGTTTGTCTGTAAAGGAAAACATGTTGTCCATGTAAAAGAG GTTCCTTTTGCTCGATCCTCTCTGAACCATGATGACATTTTTATTCTGGATACCAAGTCCAAAATATTCCAATTTAATGGGTCAAACTCGTCCATACAAGAGAGGGCTAAAGCGCTAGAAGTTGTCCAGTACATTAAAGATACCTATCATGATGGGAAATGTGAGGTAGCTGCAGTTG AGGATGGAAAGTTGATGGCTGATGCCGAAACTGGAGAATTTTGGGCTTTCTTTGGTGGCTTTGCTCCACTTCCTAGGAAAACAGCTAGCGATGGGGATAAGACTGTTGATACTCATCCTACTAAGTTACTCAG AATTGAGAAGGGGAATGCAGAGCCCGTTGAGGCTGATTCTTTGACAAGGGGCTTGCTAGACACAAATAAATGCTATCTACTCAATTGTGGGATAGAAGTGTTTGTATGGATGGGGAGAAGTACCTCTCTTGATGAAAGAAAGAGTGCAAGTGGAGCTGCAGAA GAGTTAGTCCGTAGCCCAGATCGACCTAAATCTCACATTATTCGTGTAATTGAGGGATTTGAAACTGTGATGTTCCGCTCCAAATTTGATTCATGGCCGCAGACCACTGATGTAGCTGTGTCAGAGGATGGTCGAGGCAAGGTTGCAG CACTACTAAAGCGACAAGGTGTTAACGTGAAGGGTCTATTGAAATCTGATCCAGTTAAAGAAGAACCTCAGCCATATATTGATTGCACGGGGAATTTACAG GTTTGGCGTGTGAATGGCCAGGAAAAGATTCTCCTTCCAGCTTCTGATCAGTCAAAATTTTACAGTGGAGATTGCTATATCTTTCAGTATTCATATCCAGGAGAAGATAAAGAGGAATACCTTATAGGAACATGGTTTGGAAAGCAAAGTGTTgag GGTGAGAGGGCCTCAGCTATTTCACTGGCAAGCAAGATGCTTGAATCATTGAAGTATCTTCCTGCTCAG gCCCGCATCTATGAGGGAAATGAGCCCATTCAGTTGTATTCAATCTTCCAGAGTTTTATTGTTTTCAAG GGTGGTCTTAGTGATGGATACAAAAATGACATTGCGGAGAAGGGAATTCCAGATGATACATATAAAGAGGATGGTATTGCGTTATTTCGAGTCCAAGGCACTGGACCTGATAATATGCAAGCGATACAAGTTGAAGCT GTTGCATCATCTTTGAATTCTTCCTACTGTTATATTTTACACAGTGACTCTACCATCTTTACGTGGTCTGGGAGCCTCACAACCTCGGATAATCAGGAGCTGGTTGAGAGACAGCTTGATCTGATAAAG CCAAATGTACAGTCCAAAACCCAAAAGGAAGGTGCCGAAACTGACCAGTTTTGGGATTTGTTGGGAGGGAAATCTGAATACCCCAGCCAAAAGATTGTCAGGGAAGCTGAAAGTGATCCTCACCTATTTTCTTGCGATTTCTCAAAAG GAAATTTGAAG GTGACTGAAATATACAACTTCACTCAAGACGATTTGATGACTGAAGATATATTCATCCTAGATAGTCACTCAGATATCTTTGTCTGGGTTGGTCAACAGGTTGACACCAAGAATAGAGCGCAGGCTTTAACTATTGGGGAG AGTTTTCTCGAGTGTGATTTTCTTCTAGAAAAGTTATCTCGTGAAGCTCCAATATATATTGTCATGGAAGGGAGTGAGCCGCCTTTCTTCACACGGTTTTTCAAATGGGACTCTGCAAAATCTGCC ATGCATGGGAACTCCTTCCAAAGGAAGCTTACCTTGTTGAAAAGTGGGGGAACTCCAACTGTTGAT AAACCCAAACGAAGAACACCTGTATCTTATGGAGGAAGGTCTAGTGTTCCAGAAAAATCACAGCGTTCCAGAAGCATGTCTTTTAGCCCTGACCGAGTTCGTGTAAGGGGCAGGTCTCCAGCTTTCAATGCACTTGCAGCTAATTTTGAGAACCCTAATAATGCGAGAAACCTTTCAACTCCACCCCCAGTAGTGAGAAAGCTCTACCCAAGATCTGTGACCCCAGATTCAGGAAATTTGGCTTCCAAATCTTCAGCTATAGCAGCATTAACTGCCACTTTTGAACAGCCGCCACCTGCACGAGAAGCTCTTATGCCTCGATCTCTTAAGG TGAGCCCGGAAGCCCCCAAACAAAAACCAGAGACAAATGACAAGGAGAATTCTATAAGCAGCAGAATAGGATCCCTTACCATACAGGAGGATGTGAAAGAGGGTGAAGCTGAAGATGAGGAAGGTCTCCCAATATACCCATACGAGCAACTTAAAACAACGTCAACAGATCCCGTTACAGAGATTGATGTGACCAAGAGAGAG ACTTATCTGTCCTCGGAGGAGTTCAGGGAGAAATTCGGGATGACTAAGGATGCTTTTTTCAAGTTGCCCAAATGGAAACAGAACAAGCTGAAGATGGCCCTTCAATTATTCTGA